The following proteins come from a genomic window of Coriobacteriia bacterium:
- a CDS encoding twin-arginine translocation signal domain-containing protein yields the protein MTTTKISRRQFLGGAAGAAAVVGAATLPFAMNVSTAAATPPQVFPLAIDTGGWVPLDAKACARQAYEIYKGKWAGHSACCEATYWPIVGVLAARYPTTWGNIPMGMFNYGGGGVNSYGSICGCPNGASALLSQISATTGMKMNFMSWYEKTALPSNAASLDYLTGTWSAPAGATGGWADYLTAGATQIPIPTNNLPSSTSGNVLCHVSLTKWRVAADQFQHAYSLTKDLQSQRCGALCYDAVYYLATLINTWKAGGTIDGSTSVDASTAGCKATACHGSSPTDPLCDSVTAQGSMKCSTCHSM from the coding sequence ATGACCACCACCAAAATCTCACGTAGGCAGTTCCTGGGCGGTGCGGCGGGTGCCGCAGCAGTAGTGGGAGCGGCGACGCTGCCGTTCGCCATGAATGTTTCCACAGCAGCGGCGACGCCGCCGCAAGTGTTCCCGTTGGCCATCGACACCGGTGGATGGGTGCCGCTGGATGCCAAGGCGTGCGCTCGTCAAGCCTACGAGATTTACAAGGGTAAGTGGGCTGGGCACTCGGCGTGCTGCGAAGCGACCTACTGGCCCATCGTCGGTGTCCTCGCTGCAAGGTACCCGACGACCTGGGGCAACATTCCCATGGGCATGTTCAACTACGGCGGCGGCGGCGTTAACAGCTACGGATCGATTTGTGGCTGCCCCAACGGTGCATCCGCTCTGCTTTCACAGATCAGCGCCACGACCGGCATGAAGATGAACTTCATGTCTTGGTATGAGAAGACGGCTCTGCCGAGCAACGCGGCCTCTCTTGACTACCTCACCGGTACTTGGTCTGCGCCCGCCGGTGCAACTGGCGGCTGGGCCGATTATCTGACCGCTGGGGCAACCCAGATTCCAATTCCGACCAATAACCTCCCGAGTTCTACCTCGGGCAACGTACTCTGCCACGTCTCCCTCACTAAGTGGCGGGTCGCAGCGGACCAGTTCCAGCACGCCTACTCCCTGACGAAGGATCTCCAGTCTCAGCGTTGTGGCGCGCTCTGTTACGACGCCGTGTACTATCTCGCGACGCTGATCAACACGTGGAAGGCCGGCGGCACGATCGACGGTTCGACCAGCGTGGACGCTAGCACTGCGGGCTGCAAGGCAACGGCCTGCCACGGCTCGAGCCCGACCGACCCGCTCTGCGACTCCGTTACCGCCCAGGGCAGCATGAAGTGCTCCACATGTCACTCCATGTAG